GTTTGTTTGCCAATCACACGGCATACACCCACGTCAAACAGTTGGCGGCACCGTGGATTTTCAAGCGATAGCGTGGGAAATAAAGTCTGTTTCAGCAGTTAGTCTCAACACAAAAGTTTGGTAGATAAGCGCTACTATTCATTCCCGTAGTTCCCCTATAGAGGGTGCCTTAATGCCAAGGTCAGGAAGCAATCAGCTTTGGCTATTTCTTGCCCTCAACCAAGGATAGGTAGAGGTGGCCTTGTGAGCATCCCGGTTAAATGTAAGCAGACCCATTTTATTTCCACGCACTTTTTGAGATTTCCGGTTTTTCAGCCATCATCCAGTACTCTTCCGGTGTCAGGTTATTCAGGGATTCATGAGGCCGCTCGCTGTTATATTTCGTCAACCAGCGCTCTGTAATTTCTCGTACTTCATTCAGCGTTCTGAACAGATAAAAATCCATTATTTCAGTCCGGTATGTCCGGTTAAAACGCTCGATAAATACGTTCTGTGTCGGTTTGCCTGGCTGGATAAATTCCAGCATCACACCATGCTCTTCTGCCCATTGCGCCAGAGCCAGTGATATCAGTTCCGGTCCGTTATCCACCCGCATCTTCAGCGGATAACCACGGTTTGTCACCATTCTGTCCAGCACCCGCACGACCCGCTGCGCCGGGATATTCAGATCGATTTCGATGGCCAGGGCCTCGCGGTTAAAATCATCAACGACGTTGAACGTCCGAGAATGCAGGCTACATGTCAGCGCATCGTGCATAAAATCAACAGACCAGCTTTGGTTGAGTGCTTCCGGTGTTATCAGTGAGGCCGAGTTGAGCGCTGGCAGGCGTTGTTTACCTTTACGACGAAAATTGAGTTTCAGAAGGCAGTAAATCCTGTGGACACGCTTGTGGTTCCAGACGTTGCTCTGCCTGCGAAGCACCTGAAAAAAATTCTTAAAGCCATAGCGCGGATAGCGTTCGGCCGCCTCAGTCAGCCTTTGGATCACCGGTTCATCACGCCATGTGCCCGGTTGATAGTGAAACACGGTCCTGCTCAGCGATAACATCCTACAGGCATGACGTATGCTCATCGTAAATTGCGCGGTCAGATAGCTGACGATCTCACGTTTTATCGCTGGTTTTAAAGCTTTTTTTCGATGACGTCTCTCAGTGCCCGACATTCAAGACTCAGGTCGGCAAGCATCTGCTTCAGGCGACGATTCTCGTCTTCAAGATCTTTTATCTTTTTGATATCAGCTGCTTCCATCCCGCCTTACTTTGCTTTCCAGTTGTAATAGCCGGCTTCGGAAATAGCGGCCTCACAGCAGACATCTTTGACGGTTCGTCCGAATTCGACGGACTTGAGCACGGCGATAATCTGGTGTTCGGTGAATCGTATCTTACGCATAGCGATCTCCTCAGGGGACATAGTCAGTATGTCGGAAGATCTCTAAAAGTGAATGGGACTTTTTAGCGGGATGCTTACACACGGCTTCCAGCTTCTAGTCTTTCGTCAGTACTTTCGCCCAAGAGCCGCCCGAAGCGCCTCCTTATCCAGCATGACTTCGGCAAGAAGCTTCTTGAGTTTGGCATTCTCTTCCTCATGCGACTTCAGGCGCTTGACCTCAGGAACTTCCATGCCGCGATGCTTCTTACGCCATGTATAAAATGTGGCATCTGAAATGGCGTACATGTTACAGAGTTCACGGGCGATACCCCGGCTTCAGCCTAGCGAAGAATACTGATAATCTGTTGGTCGGAAAAACGCTTTTTCATGGGGATATCCTCACATGGCTTATGAACACTTTACTAACATTGCGGTGTACTAATCAACGGGGAGCAGGTCACGCTGTCTCATTGCGTGGCAGATCCTAACCCTTGTCCACCCTCCTGAGGCCTCCGATGTTCGCTTGACAAAGATTAATTTCAATGCAAAGCACTTGACGATTCCAGGCGAACAGATGGGGGCAAAGCAAGAACATATTATTCATTTGTCATCTCAACCATTAGATATTTTAGATGTAATGACGTCTATCAGTGCTCATAGCGAACATCTTTCTCCAAGTAGAAATGATCTAAGACATTCAATGAATAGCTAGACCGCTAATGCAGCTTTAAAACGAATCGGATATGGTGGTAAATTGGTGGCCCATGGTTTAAGGTCAATAGTAGGTACTGCAATGAACGAAAAAGGATTCACTGCTGATGTGATCGAAGCAGATCTTGCTCATTCAAAAAAAGCGTTGGGATGAGCTTATAACCATACAACATACATGAACAAAGAAAGCGTTTTTGTGAGTTGATGGGGAATTTGTGAAAAAAAATCAAAAGACAAGCATTAGATACTTAGACACATAATTTTCAACCTAAGGAATGATTATGATTTTAACTAACGTTGAACTTGGTCCTTTCCGTTCGATTAACACTGCCCAAAGCTGTGCTATTGACCATAGAATAACTGTTCTAGTAGGCATGAACGAAGCCGGAAAAACAGTCTTTCTTCAGGGAATACATAAAGCAAGCGATGCACTAGGTTCAGAGAGTTTTGATGTTATAGAAGATTATCCTAGAAAAGACCTTACACGTTATAATAAAACACACCAAGATAAACCAGAAATCGCCATCAAGCTGACATATCTTCCTGAAAAAGATGAACTTGATCGCGTAAATAAACTATACAGCACTGATCTCAAGGAAGGGTTTTCTTATTCAATTTCAACGAATTACAAAAACATTAGAACCGTAAATATATCTATCGATGAAAAACCAATAATTGATAAAATACTAAACTCAGGGGACTTTTCCTCTGACACCATATTGCATTTAAGAAATGCAACAACGATTAGAAAGCTCGTTGAATCTTTAGATGACTTAGACTTAAACGAAAGCGAGCAAAAATCCCATCAAAAATTATCAGCAAGAATAAAAGCATGTCATTGGGATAACATAACCAGTCAAGAAGTTTTTAAACACTTGGACTTATCACAGCCAAAAACGTTATATTTCAGTGACTATGACATTCTACCTGGAAAACTAAACATTAAAGACTTGGCGCGTAGATATAAATTATCTGAAAGTGATCCAACTCAATTAACAGCTAAACATAAATCCATTTTAGCACTACTGAGGATGGCAGATGTCAGCATTGATGAGCTTTCTGATACGGATGGTTATGAGTCACTAAAAGCTAAAATAGAAGGCGTATCTAACAGCTTAACTGACCAAATAATGCAGTTCTGGAAACAGAATGAAAATATAGAAGTTGTTGTAGATATTCAGAGTGATTCTAAAGATGAAGCTCCATTTAATGATGGAGCCAACATATACCTTCGCATAAAAAACAGCAGACATAGAGTGACCACGCCTTTCGATAAAAGAAGCCGTGGTTTCATATGGTTCTTTAGCTTTTTAGTGTGGTTTGATAGTGTACAATATCAGTTCAATACAGAAGACGAAGATAGGAAACTTATATTATTGCTCGATGAGCCAGCACTAGCATTACATGCTCTAGCACAATCTGACTTCCTTAATTACATAGATCACCTATCAAAAAATCATCAAGTTATTTATACTACCCACTCTCCCTTCATGGTTCATCCTGATAGATTAAATCAAGTTCGCATGGTTGAAGATAAAGATAAGATTGGGACTATAATAACAGAAAACCTTTCGAGTACTGATCCCAGAACAATATTCCCCCTTCAGGCCGCCCTTGGTTGGGATATTGCACAAAATTTATTTATATCAAAGAGAAATCTTTTAGTTGAAGGGCCATCTGAACTTATTTACCTTAAACAACTATCAGCTTATCTCGAAGCAAAGAACAGAACTGGATTGAATGAAAACATAACTATTGTGCCTACTGGCGGGTTAGATAAAATAATAACATTCATTGCTTTACTTGGCGCAAACAATCTTAATATAGCAGTACTTCATGATTATGATGGAAAAAGCAACCAGAAGTTGGATGAAATGATAAAAAACAAAACAATACATCCAAAATCCATTAAAAACACCTCTATGTACACCGAAAACAAAGACAAACCTAGTGATATAGAGGATCTGTTATCAAACAAAATCTACCTTGATTATTTCAACAAAACATTTGGTAGTCAAATTCAAGAAAAAATAAAACTAACAGATTTACCTTCTGGCACTAGAATTGTAGAGCGGATTAATAGACACCTTAAAGAAAAAAACATATCGCTGAGACCTTCCGGAGGTTTTAATCATTACCTCGTCGCTTCGACATTTGGTACCACACCACCGAAAATAATTGACGATAAAACATTAGATAAATTTGAAATTCTTTTTAAAGATGTCAATAACATACTAAATTAAATCACATTTTTAAGGGAGGGGGGTGCATCCCCTCCTAAAAAAAATTTTAGATTAAGATGCATTAATAACATCTGAATTCTGTATTTTCCTATATGTGATCTGCTCCATAGACGTTTGGGAGTGGCATTAAGGCTAAGGTGATAATCACAGCACCCACTATCCGTATAACATCGCAATGTGCAACGGCGGCATGCGAAACCATTGAAGAATGGTTTTTATCTAGCGCGCAATGATTCCCCCTCTCAGCCTGCTCGTTGTTTCAGGCGCACACTATTCAACTGCATGAAAAAGTTAAAGAAAATGTCATGGCAGCGGCATCTGGCAGGATTAGTGTGACCGGAATGAAGAGCCGTTGAGTCCGGCGTCTGGCGTTCGCGCACCGGCGGCGGACCAGTTGCCTATTCCGGCTGCGGTGATTCTGTAATCACCTTAGTGATGCTCTCGCTGACCTTAAAAGTACCTGAGTAATCCAGATTACTACACTAGTGATCGCGCTCCCTAACCTGCTCCGACATGTAGCGGCTGGACTTGGTGTGAGCGGGGCTTTTGCAGTACGAGCAGTGCGGCAGCCCAAACTCTTCAGCGGCTATGTCAGGCCGATAATTTGCATTTATATAGCTAACTGCTCACGACATGCGCCCACCCAGAGCAACCCCATCACCCACTATTTAAATCATTATGTCTGTCGTTCAGAACCCTGCCCTATCACAGACTCTTCCAGTCAGGCAGTTTGTTTTTCCACCTGCCCCAGTAATGGAATAGTGCCATGGATATACCAAACAGCAAACCGGTCAAGAGGGCGGTAGACACCGCACGCAACACGCTGAAATCCTGATGTTGCCAGTGACTAAACCACATAATAACGCCCCACAGAGGGCCGAACCAGGCGGTATATAACAACGTATTCAGCCAGAAAGGGGCAAACGGTGGGGGCGGTACTTTACCCCCAAGCTTCCAGCACAAGCGCAGGATCGGTGGCGCATAATTGCTCCGCCACATCTTTTTTTCCTCCAGCAGCGCTATTGCCTTTTTCTTCTTGCCTTCAAACGTCATCTGAATCCTTCCATCAGGTATCTTTAAGTAATGTCTGATAATAGGCTTTATCCAGAGTCAGTTAAAGCGTAAATCAATCAACGTTCAGCCCTGCCTGCCCCACCCAACTACCGATTATTCAGCATCCAGTATTTATAAGCCGTTCTGATGCAGTCATGCGCATCGCTGCCTATGCGGGGGATGCCGTGTCCGCCAACGACCACGGTTGGCTTGAGGTCCAACTGCCACAGTCTGGCAAAGCTTTCTCCCAGCTTTTCGCCGCTGTAGGTCATATCCCCTTTCCAGCCGGTAAAGGCGGCAGCGCCGGTTTCGCCGTCCGGGAAAAACATGTCGCCGCTGAACAGCACGCGGTCTTCGCCCAGCGTCAGGTAGTACAGTACGCTGCCGTCGGTATGGCCCGGGGCCAGGTAAACCTGAATCGTCAGGTCGCCGATTTGCAGCACCGTATCGCGGTCAAAGGTTTGATCCGGCGTACAGGGCGGCATCACGTGGTTGGTCTGCGGGCTGTTCAGGCCCAGATGGCCGTCAGTCAGCATCTGCGCGTCTGCCGCCCCCACGCACACTTTCGCCCCTTTCTGCTGAAACCAGGCGGCGCAGCCCGCGTGGTCGTCGTGGCCGTGCGTCATTAAAACGTGGGTGATGCGATCCTCGCTGATGTCCCAGTGGCGGAGGTTCGCCAGAATAGTATCCCGCGCGCCGGGAACGCTGCAGTCAATCAGGATAAAGCCCTCGCTGTGCTCTACGGCGTAGGCGTTGCCCAGCCTGCCGTAGGTGCCGCCTGAAACAAGGTACAGTCTTTTTCTAATCTGCATCGCGGTTAGTCCTTTTGCATTGCATCCATATATTCAACGAGTTCAGTTTTGATATGCCCAACCTTCAGGCCGTATATCACCTGGGCACTGTTCCCTTTCACAAATACACCGGCCGCCCCCGTCTGGCTGAGCAGCGCCTTATCAACCTTCTCACCGTTGAGTAAGGTCACGCGCAGCCGCGTTGCGCAGTTGTCCACCTCTTCGATATTGCCCAGGCCACCCAGTCCGGCAACGATTTGTGCGTTTCGTTCGCTCAGGGTGTCAGCGGGCAGATCCTTACCGGCACCACCGGCATCGCTTTTTTTACTGCTGACGTAGTCCGACCGGCTGTGCAGGCGGACATCGTCCGCACGATCTTCGCGACCGGGCGTTTTCAGTTTCAGTCGGGTAATCGCCACCCGGAACGTAATGTAGTAGAGGAAGGCAAACGCCACGCCGGTCAGCACCAGGGGGATCCAGTGCGTGCGGTCGTTGCCGGGGATCACGCCGTAGATCAGAAAGTCAAAGAACCCGCCCGAGAAGGTATAGCCCACGCCGGCATGAAGCAGGTAAACCACCGCAAAGGCAAAGCCGGAAAGCACACAGTGGATCCCGAAGTAGAGCAGCGGCGAAGCGAACAGGAATGAAAACTCCAGCGGCTCCGTGATCCCGGTGAGGAAGGAGGTAATCGATGCGGAAAACAGCAGTCCTTTGGCTTTGGTTTTATTTTCTTTATACGCCGTGTGGTACATCGCCAGCGCCGCAGCCGGGAAGCCAAACATCATAATGATGTAGTTGCCGGAATAGAATTTCGCCACTTCGGGGCTGATGACGTCGCCGTGGCCGAGTTGAGCAAACAGAATATTCTGCGCGCCCACCACCACTTCGCCGCCCACGGTGGCGGTGCCCCCCAGCGCAGTCTGCCAGAACGGCATATAGAATACGTGGTGCAGGCCGGTGGGGATCAGCGCCCGCAGGATCACCCCGTAGAGGAACACGCCAAACTCCCCCATCCGGGCAATGCCTGCGCCCAGCGAGGCAATGCCTCCGGCAATCCACGGCCAGACAAGGGCAAAGGCGATGCCGATAACGATAGCCGCCACGCAGGAAATTATCGGGATAAAGCGCTCGCCGGAGAAAAAGGCCAGCATGTCCGGCAGAACGATTTTACAGAAGCGGTTATGCAACACCGCAACCGCGATACCGATAACCACCCCACCCAGCACGCTGGTGTTCATGGTGTTCTTAAAGCTCATGAAGTCAGAAATCAGTCCGGGCGTTTTGAGCAGCAGGTCAAGGTCCAGAAAGTTTTTGACGGTGCTGGAAAGTGCGGCGTTCATCACGAAATACGCTATCAACGCCGACAGTGCCGCCACTTCTTTACTGCTTTTCGCCAGGCCAAGCGCCACCCCGACGGCAAACAGCAGTGGTAAGATGCCGAACAGAATACTGCCGCTGTCCGTCAGCACGGAGACCAGCCGGAACGCTAAACTGCCCTCATCAAGCAGCGTGCTGCGTGCCGGGTTGGTCAGGGTTGACCCCACGCCCAGTAATAAACCTGCCAGAGGAAGCACTGCGATAGGCAGAACGAATGACTTACCTACTTTTTGTAGAAAATTGAAGACGTTATTATCCATGTCGCACAACCTCCGGGAGAAACGGAATTGAAATCGAGTCTGACCATGACAGGGTTGACTATAAATCCGCACTGCATCGGAATGCAATAATTTGCATTAAAATGCTTAACTCAGATCAAATAATTGCAGAACAATGCACCCGGTGTTAGGCTGCATGCATCAAGGAGCCAGCCATGCTGATTGAAGACCGTTTAGAGAAGATCAAAAAAATCATTCAGGAAAACAAGAGCGTTTCCATCGAAACGCTGGTCGCCAGAACGGGCGTATCTAAAGACACCGTCCGCCGCGACCTGATCAGGCTTGAGCAGGACAACATCATCAAACGTACGCACGGTGGCGCGGTGTTCAATAACCGCGATGCTCTGATTTTTGATTACACAGAGCGTGCAGGCACCCTGAACCCGGTTAAAGAAAGCATTGCAGAGCAGGCCGCCCGGCTGATTAACGACAATACCAGCGTGATTTTTGATGCCTCGACCACGGTGGAGTCGGTCATCCGTCAACTCGGCGATAAGCCGATGCGGGCGATTACCAACTCACTGACCAATGCCAGCCAGCTGGCAAAAAATAAGGCCTGCGAGGTCAAACTGCTGCCGGGAACCCTGCACAAGGAGCAGCTGTTTTTATTCGGAGGAGAGACGATTCAGAAGCTGGCGGAGTATCACGTTGATTCCGTCCTGCTGGGCATTTTTGCCATCTCTGAAAAAGGCGTTTTCATTCATACCGAAGAAGAAGGCCTGGTGAAAAGGCAGATGGTGCTGCAGGGAACCAAAGTTATTGCCCTGGCCGATCACACAAAAATTAATACCACCGGATTTTTTAAGGTCTGCGATCTCTCGCAGATAGATGTACTGATTACGGACAGTCGTCCCGACGACAATTTTATGAAGGCGTTAAAGGAACATGACGTCGAACTCATTCTGACTACTACGTTAACGTGAGGTTAATTATGAATACCAGAGTTATCCAGCTGAAATCCACAGCGTCTCCCCGCCAGTTCACTGACGTGGTTCCCGTTCCGTTGAGTGATGCAACGATGCTGGAACGTAAAAACAAAGTTCTGGCCCGCATGAAGGATGAAGGTTTTGACGCCATCCTGATCTATGCGGATAAGGAGCACGGGGGTAACTTTGAGTATCTCACGGGATTTTTCCCCCGCTTTGAAGAAGGCCTGCTACTGCTAGAACAAAGCGGTAAGGCTACGCTGATTCTGGGCAATGAAAATCTCAAAATGGCCGGCTATTCCCGCATTCCGGTCACGCTGAAGCACTGCCCGTACTTCTCGCTGCCTAATCAGCCCATGGATAATGAAGTCAGCATCGAGCGGCTGTTTATGGACATCGGCCTTAACGCGTTTACTAAACTCGGGCTGGTTGGCTGGAAAATGTTCACCTCCACCTACGGCAACAACAAAAAGCTGTTTGATTTACCGAGTTTTATTGTCGATGCCGTCAGAAGCACGCTGCCTGCCGCATCCGCGCTGGAAAATGCCGCGCACCTGTTCATTCGTGGCGACGGCGGCGCCCGCACCACCAATAATGAAAATGAAATCGCCCACTATGAATATGGCGCGAATCTGGCGTCCAACTGCGTCCTTAATGCGATGAACGCCGTTACGCCAGGCATTCGTGAAACGGAGCTGGGTAACTATCTGTCGGCAGAGGGGCAGTATCAGACCGTTGTGACCATTGCTGCTACCGGGCAGCGCTTTGATAAGGCCAACTTTTTCCCGACCGACAAGCAGGTTGAACGCGGTCAGCCCGTCTCCCTGACGGCGGGATTTAAGGGCGGACTTTCCAGCCGGACGGGATTCGCCGTGGCGGATGAAAGTGAACTGCCGGCGAACCAGAAAGACTATCTGGACAGAGTGGCGAAACCCTATTTTGCGGCCGTCGCCACCTGGCTTGAGCAGATCCGGATTGGTATGCCCGGCGGCGAGATGTATGCGCTGATTGAAAAGGTGCTGGATAAAGAACGCTACGGCTGGCACCTGAACCCCGGGCATCTGAGCGCGGATGAAGAGTGGATGTCTTCCCCGATTTACAACGGGTCGGCGGAAACGTTAAAAAGCGGCATGATTATGCAGATTGATATTATCCCTACGGTGCCGGGCTATACCGGCGTGAGCGCGGAAGAGAGCATCGCGCTGGCGGACAGCACGCTGCAGGATAAAATCCAGACCGCTTATCCTGCGCTGTGGGAGAGGATCGCTGCCC
The sequence above is a segment of the Erwinia sp. SLM-02 genome. Coding sequences within it:
- a CDS encoding PTS transporter subunit EIIC codes for the protein MDNNVFNFLQKVGKSFVLPIAVLPLAGLLLGVGSTLTNPARSTLLDEGSLAFRLVSVLTDSGSILFGILPLLFAVGVALGLAKSSKEVAALSALIAYFVMNAALSSTVKNFLDLDLLLKTPGLISDFMSFKNTMNTSVLGGVVIGIAVAVLHNRFCKIVLPDMLAFFSGERFIPIISCVAAIVIGIAFALVWPWIAGGIASLGAGIARMGEFGVFLYGVILRALIPTGLHHVFYMPFWQTALGGTATVGGEVVVGAQNILFAQLGHGDVISPEVAKFYSGNYIIMMFGFPAAALAMYHTAYKENKTKAKGLLFSASITSFLTGITEPLEFSFLFASPLLYFGIHCVLSGFAFAVVYLLHAGVGYTFSGGFFDFLIYGVIPGNDRTHWIPLVLTGVAFAFLYYITFRVAITRLKLKTPGREDRADDVRLHSRSDYVSSKKSDAGGAGKDLPADTLSERNAQIVAGLGGLGNIEEVDNCATRLRVTLLNGEKVDKALLSQTGAAGVFVKGNSAQVIYGLKVGHIKTELVEYMDAMQKD
- a CDS encoding DeoR/GlpR family DNA-binding transcription regulator codes for the protein MLIEDRLEKIKKIIQENKSVSIETLVARTGVSKDTVRRDLIRLEQDNIIKRTHGGAVFNNRDALIFDYTERAGTLNPVKESIAEQAARLINDNTSVIFDASTTVESVIRQLGDKPMRAITNSLTNASQLAKNKACEVKLLPGTLHKEQLFLFGGETIQKLAEYHVDSVLLGIFAISEKGVFIHTEEEGLVKRQMVLQGTKVIALADHTKINTTGFFKVCDLSQIDVLITDSRPDDNFMKALKEHDVELILTTTLT
- a CDS encoding MBL fold metallo-hydrolase — protein: MQIRKRLYLVSGGTYGRLGNAYAVEHSEGFILIDCSVPGARDTILANLRHWDISEDRITHVLMTHGHDDHAGCAAWFQQKGAKVCVGAADAQMLTDGHLGLNSPQTNHVMPPCTPDQTFDRDTVLQIGDLTIQVYLAPGHTDGSVLYYLTLGEDRVLFSGDMFFPDGETGAAAFTGWKGDMTYSGEKLGESFARLWQLDLKPTVVVGGHGIPRIGSDAHDCIRTAYKYWMLNNR
- a CDS encoding ogr/Delta-like zinc finger family protein, encoding MNANYRPDIAAEEFGLPHCSYCKSPAHTKSSRYMSEQVRERDH
- a CDS encoding DUF6404 family protein; translated protein: MTFEGKKKKAIALLEEKKMWRSNYAPPILRLCWKLGGKVPPPPFAPFWLNTLLYTAWFGPLWGVIMWFSHWQHQDFSVLRAVSTALLTGLLFGISMALFHYWGRWKNKLPDWKSL
- a CDS encoding AAA family ATPase, whose translation is MILTNVELGPFRSINTAQSCAIDHRITVLVGMNEAGKTVFLQGIHKASDALGSESFDVIEDYPRKDLTRYNKTHQDKPEIAIKLTYLPEKDELDRVNKLYSTDLKEGFSYSISTNYKNIRTVNISIDEKPIIDKILNSGDFSSDTILHLRNATTIRKLVESLDDLDLNESEQKSHQKLSARIKACHWDNITSQEVFKHLDLSQPKTLYFSDYDILPGKLNIKDLARRYKLSESDPTQLTAKHKSILALLRMADVSIDELSDTDGYESLKAKIEGVSNSLTDQIMQFWKQNENIEVVVDIQSDSKDEAPFNDGANIYLRIKNSRHRVTTPFDKRSRGFIWFFSFLVWFDSVQYQFNTEDEDRKLILLLDEPALALHALAQSDFLNYIDHLSKNHQVIYTTHSPFMVHPDRLNQVRMVEDKDKIGTIITENLSSTDPRTIFPLQAALGWDIAQNLFISKRNLLVEGPSELIYLKQLSAYLEAKNRTGLNENITIVPTGGLDKIITFIALLGANNLNIAVLHDYDGKSNQKLDEMIKNKTIHPKSIKNTSMYTENKDKPSDIEDLLSNKIYLDYFNKTFGSQIQEKIKLTDLPSGTRIVERINRHLKEKNISLRPSGGFNHYLVASTFGTTPPKIIDDKTLDKFEILFKDVNNILN
- a CDS encoding M24 family metallopeptidase produces the protein MNTRVIQLKSTASPRQFTDVVPVPLSDATMLERKNKVLARMKDEGFDAILIYADKEHGGNFEYLTGFFPRFEEGLLLLEQSGKATLILGNENLKMAGYSRIPVTLKHCPYFSLPNQPMDNEVSIERLFMDIGLNAFTKLGLVGWKMFTSTYGNNKKLFDLPSFIVDAVRSTLPAASALENAAHLFIRGDGGARTTNNENEIAHYEYGANLASNCVLNAMNAVTPGIRETELGNYLSAEGQYQTVVTIAATGQRFDKANFFPTDKQVERGQPVSLTAGFKGGLSSRTGFAVADESELPANQKDYLDRVAKPYFAAVATWLEQIRIGMPGGEMYALIEKVLDKERYGWHLNPGHLSADEEWMSSPIYNGSAETLKSGMIMQIDIIPTVPGYTGVSAEESIALADSTLQDKIQTAYPALWERIAARRDYLRDELNIHLSDDVIPLSNSVAYLRPFLLAKDRALSC